In a single window of the Candidatus Edwardsbacteria bacterium genome:
- a CDS encoding HAD family hydrolase encodes MLKFITFDLWETVIADSPELDSQRTKYRVGNTHTFLSKKHPAIAIERIFAAHKKTWQECSALWGKARDMAFPDQVRLFVGLIDESLLISLKQSEIQSISEIYAGAVLQFPPRLIEGARETLTHLSISGYKLGLICNTGRTPGFMLRKLLESHDILKYFDSVLFSDETIVRKPDAGIFEKSLRELQADKRQTVHVGDSWENDILGAQAAGIKTVWISPESQNQADCPVIKSIVELPEVLDKI; translated from the coding sequence ATGCTCAAGTTTATTACCTTTGATCTCTGGGAAACAGTGATCGCCGATTCCCCCGAATTGGACAGCCAGCGTACTAAATACCGGGTAGGGAATACCCACACTTTTCTGTCGAAAAAACATCCCGCTATCGCTATTGAACGAATATTCGCCGCCCATAAAAAAACCTGGCAGGAGTGCTCGGCATTATGGGGAAAAGCCCGGGACATGGCTTTTCCCGACCAGGTCCGGCTTTTTGTCGGACTGATAGACGAAAGTTTATTGATCTCCCTGAAACAAAGCGAGATCCAATCCATTTCGGAGATATACGCCGGGGCCGTCCTGCAATTTCCCCCGCGGTTGATCGAGGGCGCACGGGAGACCTTGACTCATCTGTCTATCAGTGGCTATAAGTTGGGACTGATCTGCAACACCGGAAGGACGCCCGGGTTCATGCTGAGAAAACTCCTTGAAAGTCATGATATATTGAAATATTTTGATAGCGTCCTGTTCTCCGACGAAACCATCGTCCGCAAACCCGATGCCGGGATATTTGAAAAGTCCCTCCGGGAACTACAGGCCGATAAACGGCAAACGGTTCATGTGGGGGACAGTTGGGAGAACGATATTCTGGGGGCGCAAGCGGCCGGGATAAAAACGGTTTGGATCTCACCCGAAAGCCAGAATCAAGCTGATTGCCCCGTCATAAAAAGCATCGTCGAATTGCCAGAGGTTTTGGATAAAATCTGA
- a CDS encoding DUF1858 domain-containing protein: protein MDKITKDMTIMDVVNKYPQSIKVFFEHGLFCIGCNAAYRETVEQGAAAHGINADELIAKLNQALPEEAAKK from the coding sequence ATGGATAAGATCACCAAGGATATGACCATCATGGATGTGGTCAATAAATATCCCCAGAGCATAAAAGTATTTTTCGAACACGGCCTCTTCTGTATTGGCTGCAACGCGGCTTATCGCGAGACTGTGGAACAGGGGGCGGCTGCCCACGGCATAAATGCCGATGAGTTGATTGCCAAGCTGAACCAAGCTCTGCCCGAGGAAGCAGCAAAAAAATGA
- a CDS encoding aminotransferase class I/II-fold pyridoxal phosphate-dependent enzyme, producing the protein MKHRPSPHNSPQSRAPLFDALAKYIKQPKVPFHTPGHKQGKGIDKAWRRLVGDDIFRMDLTVLPETDCLFHPTGIIKQAQTLAAKAYHADRSYFLINGSTGGNLTMLMGVLFPGDRIIVPRHTHKSVIAGLIMSGALPIYIHPEINQEWGLILNVSSEAVEKSLNKNPGARAVFVSSPTYHGICCDLEKIVKLSHLNDRIVMVDQAHGPHLLFHPSLPTSAMEAGADICVESSHKIISGLTQASMLHVKGPNIDIRDLEEVLLLTQSTSPSYLLMTSLDLARRQMALKGRELLGRSIAISVKLRNSINKIKGLYCLNPEDVKPFKLDPTKLTVFVDKLGLTGYQASKILNQKYNIQAEMADWDHVAFIFSIADGPAEADRLLRALKALASSHYGSGSLQKLDIQFPSNYPAMSLTPREAFFATYKMIKLKEAVGEISTEFFTVYPPGIPVIVPGERITHEAVEYLETMKRLGAILVGPESGPPGRIRVVA; encoded by the coding sequence ATGAAGCACCGTCCATCGCCCCATAATTCGCCCCAAAGCCGGGCGCCGCTGTTTGACGCACTGGCAAAATACATCAAGCAGCCCAAGGTGCCGTTCCACACGCCCGGCCACAAGCAGGGCAAGGGGATCGATAAAGCCTGGCGCCGGCTGGTAGGCGATGACATCTTCAGGATGGACCTGACGGTTCTGCCCGAGACCGACTGCCTGTTCCATCCCACCGGGATCATCAAGCAGGCCCAGACTTTGGCGGCCAAGGCATATCATGCCGACAGGAGCTATTTTCTGATCAACGGCTCCACCGGCGGCAACCTGACCATGCTGATGGGGGTGCTGTTTCCCGGCGACAGGATCATTGTTCCCCGCCATACACACAAATCGGTGATAGCCGGGCTTATCATGTCCGGGGCCCTGCCCATCTACATCCATCCCGAGATCAATCAGGAATGGGGCCTTATCCTTAACGTCTCGTCCGAAGCGGTGGAGAAGTCCCTGAATAAAAACCCCGGGGCCCGGGCGGTATTTGTCTCATCGCCCACCTATCACGGCATCTGCTGCGACCTGGAGAAGATCGTCAAACTCTCCCATCTCAACGACCGTATAGTGATGGTGGACCAAGCCCATGGGCCGCATCTGTTGTTTCACCCATCACTGCCCACCTCGGCTATGGAGGCCGGGGCCGACATCTGCGTGGAGAGCTCTCATAAAATAATATCGGGACTGACTCAGGCCTCCATGCTGCACGTCAAGGGCCCCAATATCGATATCCGGGACCTTGAGGAGGTCTTATTGCTGACCCAGAGCACCAGCCCGTCATATCTGCTAATGACCTCGCTGGACCTGGCCCGACGCCAGATGGCCCTGAAGGGGCGGGAGCTTTTGGGAAGGTCCATCGCCATCTCTGTCAAACTGCGCAACTCCATCAATAAGATAAAAGGGCTGTACTGCCTGAATCCCGAGGACGTCAAGCCATTCAAACTTGATCCCACCAAACTCACCGTCTTTGTGGACAAGCTCGGGCTTACCGGCTACCAGGCCAGCAAGATACTAAACCAGAAATACAACATCCAGGCCGAGATGGCCGACTGGGACCATGTGGCCTTTATCTTCTCCATAGCCGACGGGCCGGCCGAGGCCGACCGGCTGCTGCGGGCCCTCAAGGCCCTAGCTTCGTCGCACTACGGCAGCGGGTCGTTGCAAAAATTAGATATCCAGTTTCCCTCAAATTATCCCGCAATGTCGCTGACCCCCCGCGAAGCCTTCTTCGCTACTTATAAGATGATCAAACTGAAAGAGGCAGTGGGCGAGATATCCACCGAGTTCTTCACCGTTTACCCGCCGGGGATTCCGGTGATCGTTCCCGGTGAGCGCATTACCCACGAGGCGGTGGAATACCTGGAAACCATGAAGCGTTTGGGGGCGATACTGGTGGGCCCGGAATCCGGCCCGCCGGGGAGGATAAGGGTAGTAGCGTAA
- the speE gene encoding polyamine aminopropyltransferase, translated as MTVSNYYLEHWIDEIHLHGVKKTVVSTQTKYQKIDIVDTYNYGRCLFLDERMQSSERDSFIYHEALVHPPLLLHPDPQKVMIVGGGEGETLRDTLKHKSVKQVVMVDIDKELVEFCKKELPQWAGGAFKDRRSKVLYMDARAYLQKTRETFDVIIIDLTEPIEGGPSFKLYTREFYQLLNRRLSPQGLITLQAGTTRSGDTQMLTAIARTISGAFPVTRIYQVIIPSFGLPWGFILGSKGADPLVYSPAQIDTLIKKRGLKKLDYYDGITHLSMFALPKFLRKDFDKQQRVITDKNLLTAKFA; from the coding sequence ATGACGGTCAGTAATTATTATCTTGAGCATTGGATAGATGAGATCCACCTGCACGGTGTTAAAAAGACGGTGGTCAGCACCCAGACCAAATACCAGAAAATAGACATTGTGGATACATATAATTACGGGCGCTGTCTGTTCCTGGACGAAAGGATGCAGAGTTCGGAGCGTGATTCCTTCATCTACCATGAAGCGCTGGTGCACCCCCCTCTGCTGCTGCATCCCGATCCCCAGAAGGTGATGATCGTGGGCGGCGGCGAGGGCGAGACCCTGCGCGACACTCTAAAGCACAAATCGGTCAAACAGGTGGTGATGGTGGACATCGACAAGGAATTGGTGGAGTTCTGCAAGAAGGAGCTGCCACAGTGGGCCGGGGGGGCCTTCAAGGACCGCCGCTCCAAGGTGCTTTACATGGATGCCCGGGCCTATCTTCAGAAGACCAGGGAGACCTTCGATGTGATAATCATCGACCTTACCGAGCCCATCGAGGGCGGGCCTTCGTTCAAGCTTTATACCCGGGAGTTCTACCAGTTACTGAACCGGCGGCTCTCGCCGCAGGGCCTGATCACCCTGCAGGCCGGCACCACCCGCAGCGGCGACACCCAGATGCTGACCGCCATCGCCCGCACCATCTCCGGCGCCTTCCCGGTCACCAGAATATACCAGGTGATAATCCCCTCCTTCGGCCTGCCCTGGGGGTTCATCCTGGGCTCCAAAGGCGCCGACCCCCTGGTCTATTCCCCGGCCCAGATCGATACCCTGATAAAAAAACGGGGGCTTAAAAAACTGGACTACTATGACGGCATCACCCATTTAAGCATGTTCGCTTTGCCGAAGTTCCTGCGCAAAGATTTCGATAAACAGCAGAGAGTGATAACCGATAAGAACCTGCTGACCGCCAAGTTCGCGTGA
- a CDS encoding response regulator gives MSPDASGRTVILAVDDEEDILELIKMVLEEAGYVMLTALSGHEALQILYRTKPDLILMDIMMPGLDGMELIKILKIMDSSASIPIAVVSAKTDPADRLAAIQENAVDYICKPFSPPELVKRVKEILKGGNNNSCI, from the coding sequence ATGTCACCAGATGCTTCGGGCAGGACCGTAATCCTGGCGGTGGATGATGAAGAGGATATTTTAGAATTGATAAAGATGGTGCTGGAAGAAGCCGGCTATGTGATGTTGACGGCGCTTTCGGGACATGAGGCTTTGCAGATCCTGTACCGAACTAAACCGGATCTGATTCTGATGGATATCATGATGCCCGGATTGGATGGAATGGAATTGATCAAGATATTGAAGATCATGGATTCTTCCGCTTCGATCCCGATTGCGGTAGTATCGGCAAAAACAGACCCGGCCGACCGCCTGGCAGCCATTCAGGAGAATGCAGTCGATTACATTTGCAAGCCGTTTTCTCCCCCAGAATTAGTAAAAAGGGTGAAAGAAATTCTAAAAGGTGGAAACAATAATAGCTGCATCTAG